One genomic window of Evansella cellulosilytica DSM 2522 includes the following:
- a CDS encoding DnaJ family domain-containing protein translates to MEEKYNDLIGDILERSGEKDNYEGKGKPLSKNYLKMDVYQNFQKIAKDAGYLPEWVKLQKEISTLISCCQGEEDVQVINEKIKKYNKICPTQLQRRQITMNTISEEKNNWK, encoded by the coding sequence ATGGAGGAAAAATATAATGACTTAATTGGAGATATTTTGGAGAGGTCTGGTGAAAAAGATAATTATGAAGGAAAAGGAAAACCTTTGTCTAAAAACTACTTAAAGATGGACGTCTATCAAAACTTTCAGAAAATCGCCAAAGATGCTGGTTACTTGCCAGAATGGGTAAAGCTACAAAAAGAAATTTCGACTCTAATCAGCTGCTGCCAAGGAGAAGAAGATGTTCAAGTAATCAATGAAAAAATTAAAAAGTATAATAAGATTTGCCCTACACAGCTACAAAGACGCCAAATAACGATGAACACTATTAGCGAGGAGAAGAACAATTGGAAGTAA
- a CDS encoding ATP-binding protein: MIEKIRIKEVASYDSTGIEVNLSKINYIYGSNGTGKTTISELLRNRDNQKFSSCNIEWKQGSPDFDLFVYNRYFVQENFSIHNDIKGIFTLGKESTDILALINGKLKEAEKHQDRIGNLENNIRQKKEQIQILKTNFTNHCWELKQKYDENFKEAFTGFRNKRENFMERCLDEAVNNNSELYTYEELNSRVESVFKNSRVKIRPIPEIQYDSSVEEQSIFQSKIIGKNDIDIARLISELNLSDWVQQGHRHMEGTDGICPFCQQELPRSFKGKLDEYFDETYTEQIQNLNSSIEKYERDTIGFFEQYNFLITEDIPYINKEKISSLFEIMNSTFKENMQLLERKRNEPSRSIELSSITNYLEQIKSEVVQANVQISEFNRVIDNIKEEKERLIKDIWRFIVEENKGNYDNYMSNFRRENGALVGMENGKVQQVGFKRKLEEEAIELQNQLTSVLPSIQEINTLLKSFGFTNFQLAESDEQGNYKIVRENGEDANETLSEGEKTFITFLYFYQLINGSNDQDKVNTARIVAIDDPISSLDSNILFMVSNLINNLKKKVRSNDTNFKQLIILTHNVYFHKEISFNKEHGSKKLNDETFLILRKTDNASQITKYEENPIKNSYELLWNELNENPNSITTPNIMRRILENYFKFFGNVDVHKIIEEFPDEDKVVCNSLLSWANDGSHHVNDDLYVDSNQEQNKIYFKVFRKIFINSNHESHFNMMMGNFDSEVEQNDANDEASKEIQEVLAQVAASQE, translated from the coding sequence TTGATAGAAAAGATCAGGATTAAGGAAGTAGCATCTTATGATTCAACGGGTATTGAAGTTAATTTGAGTAAGATCAACTACATTTACGGAAGTAATGGTACGGGGAAAACTACTATTTCTGAATTGCTTCGTAATAGGGATAATCAAAAGTTCTCTTCTTGTAATATTGAATGGAAGCAAGGCAGCCCTGACTTTGATTTGTTTGTTTATAATAGGTATTTTGTTCAAGAGAATTTCAGCATCCATAACGATATAAAAGGTATCTTTACTCTCGGAAAAGAATCTACTGATATATTAGCCTTAATTAATGGAAAATTGAAAGAAGCGGAGAAACATCAGGACAGAATTGGAAATTTAGAAAATAATATAAGGCAAAAAAAAGAGCAGATACAAATCTTAAAAACAAATTTTACGAATCATTGTTGGGAATTAAAACAAAAGTATGATGAAAACTTCAAAGAGGCATTTACTGGTTTTCGCAATAAAAGAGAGAACTTTATGGAAAGGTGTTTGGATGAAGCCGTAAATAACAACAGTGAACTATATACATATGAGGAATTAAATAGTAGAGTGGAATCCGTCTTTAAAAACTCACGAGTAAAAATCAGACCAATTCCAGAGATTCAATATGATAGTTCTGTAGAAGAGCAATCAATATTTCAATCAAAAATAATAGGTAAAAATGATATAGATATTGCTAGATTAATATCTGAATTAAATTTAAGTGACTGGGTGCAACAAGGTCACAGACACATGGAGGGTACAGATGGTATTTGTCCATTTTGTCAACAGGAGTTACCGAGAAGTTTTAAGGGGAAGTTGGATGAGTATTTTGATGAAACATACACTGAACAAATACAAAACCTTAATTCATCCATAGAAAAATATGAAAGAGATACAATTGGCTTTTTCGAACAGTACAATTTTCTTATAACTGAGGACATACCTTATATTAATAAAGAGAAAATATCATCCCTATTTGAAATAATGAATTCTACTTTCAAGGAAAATATGCAGCTGCTCGAAAGGAAGAGAAATGAACCAAGTAGGAGTATTGAGTTAAGTTCAATTACAAACTACCTTGAGCAAATAAAATCAGAGGTTGTACAGGCGAATGTGCAAATTTCAGAGTTTAATAGGGTAATTGACAATATCAAAGAAGAAAAGGAAAGGTTAATAAAAGATATATGGCGTTTTATCGTTGAAGAGAATAAGGGTAATTATGACAATTACATGAGTAATTTTCGAAGAGAGAATGGAGCTTTAGTTGGAATGGAGAACGGCAAGGTCCAACAAGTAGGATTTAAAAGGAAACTGGAAGAAGAGGCCATTGAACTTCAAAATCAGTTAACAAGTGTTTTACCTTCTATTCAAGAAATTAATACGCTTCTTAAATCATTTGGGTTCACAAATTTTCAGTTAGCAGAATCTGATGAACAGGGTAATTACAAGATTGTAAGGGAAAATGGTGAAGATGCAAACGAAACGTTAAGTGAAGGAGAGAAGACCTTTATTACCTTCCTGTATTTCTATCAGCTTATTAATGGAAGTAATGATCAGGACAAGGTAAATACAGCAAGGATAGTTGCGATTGATGACCCGATTTCTAGCTTAGACAGTAATATACTATTTATGGTCAGCAACCTAATAAATAATTTAAAGAAAAAGGTAAGAAGTAATGACACGAACTTTAAGCAATTGATTATTTTGACTCATAATGTATATTTTCATAAGGAAATTTCATTTAATAAAGAGCACGGTAGTAAAAAGCTAAATGATGAAACCTTTTTGATTTTAAGAAAGACAGACAATGCATCTCAAATAACTAAGTATGAAGAAAATCCTATTAAAAATTCATATGAGCTTCTTTGGAATGAATTAAATGAAAATCCAAATTCAATAACAACACCAAACATCATGAGAAGAATCTTGGAAAACTACTTTAAATTTTTCGGTAACGTTGATGTCCATAAAATAATCGAAGAATTTCCTGATGAAGATAAGGTTGTTTGTAATTCTTTACTATCCTGGGCCAACGATGGATCGCATCATGTGAACGATGATTTATATGTAGATAGTAACCAAGAACAGAATAAAATCTATTTTAAAGTATTTAGAAAGATCTTTATTAATTCTAATCATGAGTCTCATTTCAACATGATGATGGGGAACTTTGATAGTGAAGTGGAGCAGAACGATGCAAACGATGAGGCTAGCAAAGAAATTCAAGAGGTATTAGCCCAGGTTGCAGCTAGTCAGGAATAG
- a CDS encoding NUDIX hydrolase has translation MFIVNVEGAIYKDDKWLIIERSKKEEHAGGLLSLVGGKVEQEGYTSDILERTVKREISEEVDVTVKEKLKYVHSTSFVADSGENVVDIVFLCEYDSGKAIAKSPDEVESVNWMTPQQVYEHPNAPDYLKVSIKKAENVKSAIVAL, from the coding sequence ATGTTCATTGTAAATGTAGAGGGTGCGATATATAAAGATGATAAATGGTTGATTATTGAACGAAGTAAAAAAGAGGAACATGCCGGTGGATTGCTATCACTTGTTGGCGGTAAAGTTGAACAGGAAGGGTATACATCAGATATTTTAGAAAGAACTGTGAAACGTGAAATAAGTGAAGAAGTTGATGTAACAGTAAAAGAGAAATTAAAATACGTACATAGTACATCTTTTGTAGCTGATTCGGGTGAAAATGTAGTGGATATAGTATTTCTGTGTGAATATGACTCTGGTAAGGCAATTGCCAAAAGTCCTGATGAAGTAGAGTCAGTAAACTGGATGACACCTCAACAAGTATATGAACACCCTAATGCTCCCGATTATTTAAAAGTGAGTATTAAAAAAGCTGAGAATGTTAAGAGTGCAATTGTTGCCTTGTAG
- a CDS encoding DUF5412 family protein, producing the protein MRNQEEDLYEYNRVKKETYKKSLLGCFLAILLIILIPIIYVGGVFISSVNEEQVITESTSPNNLEKITIIQKGGGFLHRGSTVILKSSNDSIKVPIHEGSSLQELEIHIYWENDEEATISILEGYVISFNKSNSLLEKSFKVVE; encoded by the coding sequence ATGAGGAATCAGGAAGAAGACCTTTACGAATATAATAGAGTAAAGAAAGAAACCTACAAAAAGTCATTATTAGGATGTTTTCTAGCAATTCTACTTATTATTTTAATCCCAATCATATATGTTGGTGGCGTTTTTATTTCTAGTGTAAACGAAGAACAGGTTATTACTGAAAGCACATCCCCTAATAATCTAGAAAAAATAACTATCATTCAAAAAGGGGGAGGCTTCTTACATAGAGGAAGCACAGTAATTTTGAAAAGTAGCAATGATTCTATAAAAGTTCCGATACATGAAGGATCTTCACTACAGGAACTTGAAATCCATATTTATTGGGAAAATGATGAAGAAGCAACGATTAGTATACTAGAAGGATATGTCATTTCATTTAATAAAAGTAATAGTTTGTTGGAGAAGTCGTTCAAGGTTGTTGAGTAA
- a CDS encoding GntR family transcriptional regulator, with protein sequence MSQSLHDKKPIFIQMKEKIEDQIVKGQLKEHDQIPSTTKMVQFYKVNHITVLKGMNLLVDEGIIYKKRGVGMFVAEGAKEQLLEKRKDVFADEYVLPMIQEAEKLGLTEKDIVDVIEKMKGEFK encoded by the coding sequence GTGAGTCAATCTTTACACGATAAAAAACCAATTTTTATACAAATGAAAGAAAAGATTGAAGACCAAATAGTAAAAGGACAGTTAAAGGAGCACGATCAAATCCCTTCAACGACAAAAATGGTGCAATTTTATAAAGTGAATCACATTACAGTTTTAAAAGGGATGAACTTGCTTGTAGATGAAGGAATTATTTATAAAAAAAGAGGTGTTGGGATGTTTGTAGCTGAAGGAGCGAAGGAACAACTCTTAGAAAAAAGAAAAGATGTTTTTGCTGATGAATATGTCCTTCCTATGATTCAGGAGGCAGAGAAGCTTGGTTTGACAGAAAAAGACATCGTAGACGTTATTGAAAAAATGAAAGGAGAGTTCAAATGA
- a CDS encoding phospholipase D-like domain-containing protein translates to MNEKQFLKTMIETVKYDDYDYKDELLGILRNSIITYRKTNQFTKKSWQSWEYIDLRVPVPMLKVARGLKNDFEKLAALIYIETPEYDFGGLNIKPKPVELESDEDIEHDVVFDEIKETIVQGIRNAKYAIWVSVAWFTDNEIFEELMLRKRVGVNIRIITSNEESNRYLMDKLERNFEVVKVPLKGTYLSNRLHDKFCVIDFEYVMHGSYNWSKNARGNDEALATAIDRDFVRKFADEFMRLYVENH, encoded by the coding sequence ATGAACGAAAAGCAATTTTTGAAAACAATGATAGAAACCGTAAAGTATGATGATTACGACTATAAAGACGAGCTGCTTGGTATCTTGAGAAACTCTATCATCACCTATCGAAAAACAAACCAATTCACTAAGAAGTCCTGGCAAAGCTGGGAGTATATTGATTTAAGAGTACCTGTACCAATGTTAAAAGTGGCAAGAGGATTAAAAAATGATTTTGAAAAGTTGGCCGCACTAATTTATATTGAGACACCTGAATATGACTTCGGTGGTTTAAACATCAAGCCCAAGCCTGTAGAACTTGAGAGTGATGAAGATATTGAACATGATGTGGTCTTTGATGAAATAAAAGAAACAATCGTCCAAGGTATTCGAAATGCGAAATATGCAATTTGGGTGTCTGTAGCTTGGTTTACCGATAATGAGATATTTGAAGAGTTGATGTTAAGGAAAAGGGTAGGGGTAAACATTCGAATCATTACTTCAAATGAAGAATCAAATAGATATTTGATGGATAAGTTGGAAAGGAATTTTGAAGTGGTGAAAGTTCCACTTAAAGGGACGTATTTATCGAATAGACTTCATGATAAATTTTGTGTTATCGACTTTGAGTATGTCATGCATGGCTCTTATAACTGGAGTAAAAATGCTAGAGGGAACGATGAGGCGTTAGCAACTGCCATTGATAGAGACTTTGTAAGAAAATTTGCAGATGAATTTATGAGGTTGTACGTTGAAAATCACTGA
- a CDS encoding ATP-binding cassette domain-containing protein — protein MTFNVKADNISLKYKDFEAVKNVSFTLEEGKTYGLIGRNGAGKTSLLSILASFQESNSGTLTIGGENPFENRNVMPHVSFMYESDYSDEYEPVKSYFEFAERYRPKFDRAYAEELSASFRLPLDKPIKQLSSGMQSALNATIGLASRTPVTILDEVYLAMDAPTREVFYKEVIEEQARHPRIMILSTHLVSEMEYLFDHVLILHNGSLLINEPIDEIVSRGATVTGDKNIVDDFVKGMRQINTQHLGNTKAVMIYEQLSEDKYVEAQRLGLEVGPVSLQELFIHLTEED, from the coding sequence ATGACATTCAACGTTAAGGCAGACAATATATCACTTAAGTATAAAGACTTTGAAGCTGTAAAAAACGTTTCATTTACTCTAGAGGAAGGGAAGACGTACGGTTTAATAGGGAGAAATGGCGCTGGTAAAACATCTTTATTATCGATATTAGCCTCATTTCAGGAGTCCAATTCTGGGACTTTAACTATTGGTGGGGAAAACCCTTTTGAAAATAGAAACGTTATGCCTCACGTAAGCTTTATGTACGAATCCGATTATAGTGATGAATACGAACCGGTGAAAAGCTATTTTGAGTTTGCGGAACGTTATAGGCCAAAATTTGATAGGGCTTATGCAGAAGAATTGTCCGCAAGCTTTCGTTTACCACTCGATAAACCGATAAAACAACTTTCTAGTGGGATGCAATCGGCATTAAATGCGACGATAGGTTTAGCAAGCCGAACACCAGTGACGATACTAGATGAGGTTTACCTCGCAATGGATGCACCAACGCGAGAAGTTTTTTATAAGGAAGTAATTGAAGAGCAAGCGCGTCACCCTAGAATTATGATTCTTTCCACCCATCTTGTTTCTGAAATGGAGTATTTGTTTGATCATGTATTAATCCTTCATAACGGAAGCTTGCTAATAAATGAACCGATTGACGAAATAGTTAGTAGGGGAGCAACGGTTACTGGAGACAAGAATATCGTTGATGATTTTGTCAAAGGAATGAGACAAATTAATACACAGCATCTAGGCAACACAAAAGCGGTAATGATATATGAGCAATTAAGTGAAGATAAATATGTAGAGGCACAAAGGCTAGGTCTAGAGGTTGGACCTGTTTCTTTACAGGAATTATTTATCCACTTAACAGAGGAGGATTGA
- a CDS encoding nucleotidyltransferase domain-containing protein produces MMKQEDAVKAISQSLMKDELVKAIFLKGSMGRGEYDEYSDVDLYCFVDEEDEDLFLTHRLKHLETYRKILFYEDFFIIAPQMIAVFDNLLHVDLFTVTEKSFKEKDYFHVLYDPEGRLTKFQSTQNLLLSLEEFSGCAYDVAWFLFQYNKARQRGNDLWAVEMLQHVMVNFSKVLLHRYKPEKAQLGLKSLESQLPPIQLDKIKKIFMYMTPNFHKKAVYNLIYLMSDEINWIESKVENDSQAVPFLKMMINLLIQQEEEEKN; encoded by the coding sequence ATGATGAAGCAGGAAGATGCTGTTAAGGCCATTTCGCAAAGTTTAATGAAGGATGAACTTGTAAAGGCAATCTTTTTAAAAGGTTCTATGGGTAGAGGTGAATATGATGAATATTCGGATGTAGACCTTTACTGTTTCGTCGACGAAGAAGATGAAGATTTGTTTTTAACACATCGATTAAAGCATTTAGAGACTTATAGAAAGATATTGTTTTATGAAGATTTCTTTATCATTGCACCTCAAATGATAGCAGTCTTTGACAATCTCCTTCATGTAGATTTATTTACTGTTACTGAAAAGAGTTTCAAAGAAAAAGATTATTTCCATGTGTTGTATGATCCAGAAGGCAGGCTAACTAAATTTCAATCCACTCAAAACTTACTTCTTTCCTTAGAAGAGTTTAGTGGATGTGCCTATGATGTGGCATGGTTCCTTTTTCAATATAATAAGGCAAGACAGAGAGGAAACGACTTATGGGCCGTGGAAATGTTGCAACACGTTATGGTCAACTTTTCTAAAGTATTATTACATAGGTATAAACCAGAAAAAGCTCAATTGGGATTAAAAAGTCTTGAGTCACAATTACCTCCTATTCAACTCGACAAAATAAAGAAAATTTTCATGTATATGACGCCAAATTTTCATAAAAAGGCAGTGTATAACTTAATTTACCTAATGAGTGATGAAATCAATTGGATAGAATCCAAGGTGGAAAACGATTCTCAAGCAGTTCCATTTTTGAAAATGATGATAAACTTGCTAATTCAGCAAGAAGAGGAAGAAAAAAATTAG
- a CDS encoding histidine phosphatase family protein: MNKNIYIIRHCEAIGQSSDSPLTERGFTQANELSDFLSNIKVKVDRIISSPYLRAVQTIKPFAENKNMELEMDRRLTERILSSTFFPDWMDKLEATFKDMDLKYEGGQSSNEAMNRIVEVVNDIVASDSENTIIVAHGGVISLLLNHYDKKFGFEQWKGLSNPDVYQLRILQNNFDIKRLWND; the protein is encoded by the coding sequence ATGAATAAAAATATATACATAATTAGACATTGTGAAGCGATAGGACAATCTTCTGATTCACCATTAACGGAAAGAGGATTCACACAAGCAAATGAACTATCTGACTTTCTATCGAATATAAAGGTAAAGGTTGATAGAATTATTTCCAGTCCTTACTTGCGAGCGGTTCAAACGATAAAGCCATTTGCAGAGAATAAAAATATGGAACTTGAGATGGATAGGCGACTAACTGAACGTATACTTAGCTCCACCTTTTTTCCAGATTGGATGGATAAACTGGAAGCAACATTCAAGGATATGGATTTGAAGTATGAAGGTGGACAATCCAGTAATGAAGCCATGAATCGAATTGTAGAAGTTGTAAATGACATTGTGGCAAGTGATTCTGAAAATACGATTATCGTGGCACATGGAGGAGTTATATCCTTATTATTAAATCACTATGATAAGAAATTTGGCTTTGAGCAATGGAAAGGTCTGAGTAATCCAGACGTGTATCAATTGAGGATATTACAAAACAACTTTGATATTAAACGATTATGGAATGATTAA
- the msrA gene encoding peptide-methionine (S)-S-oxide reductase MsrA, giving the protein MKNTYDIQATTIAFATFGMGUFWGPDARFGHLPGVVRTRVGYAGGTLKDPTYRNMGDHTEVLQVQFDPTILSYKDILRLFWKHHHGFKDSFYKGRQYMSLLLYHNQQQQQDAEEIKLEIEETHQQTLQTEVAPFSTFYVAEDYHQKYYLKRYKHVIEKLHDVFPTDDELVNATLVARLNGFVKEHGTLADLSKEIPNWGISQSRIDELLFLLKSIKW; this is encoded by the coding sequence ATGAAAAATACTTATGATATACAAGCAACTACGATTGCTTTTGCTACTTTTGGTATGGGTTGATTTTGGGGTCCAGATGCCCGGTTCGGACATCTTCCAGGAGTGGTAAGAACACGTGTCGGATATGCAGGTGGCACTTTAAAAGATCCTACTTATCGTAATATGGGTGATCATACAGAAGTACTGCAAGTTCAATTTGATCCGACTATTTTAAGTTATAAAGACATTTTACGTTTATTTTGGAAACACCACCATGGATTTAAAGATAGTTTTTATAAAGGTAGGCAATACATGTCTCTACTTCTATACCATAATCAGCAGCAACAACAAGATGCAGAAGAAATAAAATTAGAGATCGAAGAAACACATCAACAAACGTTGCAAACTGAGGTAGCACCTTTTTCTACGTTTTATGTTGCAGAAGATTATCATCAAAAATATTATCTGAAAAGGTATAAGCATGTTATTGAAAAATTACACGACGTTTTTCCTACCGATGATGAGCTCGTGAATGCTACTTTAGTTGCCAGGTTAAATGGCTTCGTAAAGGAGCATGGTACATTAGCCGACTTATCAAAAGAAATACCGAATTGGGGGATTTCTCAAAGTCGTATAGACGAGTTATTATTCCTCCTAAAAAGTATCAAATGGTAA
- a CDS encoding polysaccharide deacetylase family protein, whose protein sequence is MLAYGVKLLELLSIDKTAEKSFLKIRLVLDEEVVLFWEIDDDTASYLVGLTLREEGHKYRLSFHSSRNSVNNRNISWLTKTYKDNSERINFTCSDDYINQLKRIKSIEKIKDIDALPFLTSALKEEKDEQVAEEDTLYLRRPAWRIALILSITILTVFSFSSYKYFYNPVYGDNPKLINEYEKKEITLKKKEQRANRLSYEETKGTGYIPYIELKDLITYGLPEGSVAITFDDGPSEYTTDIIDILNEYQVGGTFFFIGKNVIKHPSSVQYVNENGYSIGNHGYTHMNFIKLSEEGQENELLKTNRLIEDITQERVTMFRPPYGSFNDDVIDLMGNKEMNMVIWNVDPKDWKSPNSTKIVDHLHSSDMSGSIILLHETKMVVEALPEIIEYLQNEDLQIVNLR, encoded by the coding sequence ATGCTAGCTTATGGGGTAAAGCTATTGGAATTACTGTCAATTGACAAAACAGCAGAGAAAAGTTTTCTAAAAATAAGATTAGTGTTAGACGAGGAAGTGGTGCTATTTTGGGAAATTGATGATGATACAGCGTCGTACTTAGTGGGGCTCACATTGAGAGAAGAGGGGCATAAGTATCGACTTTCATTTCACAGTAGCCGGAATTCTGTTAATAACCGCAATATAAGTTGGTTAACAAAGACATATAAGGACAATAGTGAAAGAATAAATTTTACTTGTAGTGACGACTATATTAATCAATTAAAGCGAATAAAAAGTATAGAAAAAATAAAGGACATTGACGCACTTCCTTTTTTAACTAGTGCTCTTAAAGAAGAAAAAGATGAGCAGGTTGCTGAGGAGGATACACTATATCTCCGGCGGCCTGCATGGAGAATAGCACTTATATTAAGTATAACTATCCTTACTGTTTTTTCTTTCTCTAGTTATAAATATTTCTATAATCCAGTTTATGGAGATAACCCAAAACTAATTAATGAGTATGAAAAAAAGGAAATTACATTAAAGAAAAAGGAGCAACGTGCAAATAGATTAAGTTACGAAGAAACAAAAGGGACAGGATATATTCCATACATAGAATTAAAAGATTTAATTACATATGGTCTTCCAGAAGGTAGTGTTGCGATTACCTTTGATGATGGACCTTCAGAGTACACAACAGACATTATAGATATACTCAATGAATATCAAGTGGGTGGGACTTTTTTCTTTATTGGAAAAAATGTAATAAAACATCCATCTTCAGTTCAATATGTGAACGAAAATGGCTATTCTATTGGTAATCATGGTTATACTCATATGAATTTTATTAAACTTTCAGAAGAAGGGCAAGAGAATGAATTATTAAAAACGAATCGTCTTATTGAGGATATAACACAAGAACGTGTCACTATGTTTAGGCCACCTTATGGATCATTTAATGATGATGTCATAGATTTAATGGGAAATAAAGAAATGAACATGGTGATTTGGAATGTAGACCCAAAAGATTGGAAAAGTCCAAATAGCACCAAAATTGTGGATCACTTACATAGCAGCGATATGTCTGGATCGATTATTCTTCTACATGAAACGAAAATGGTTGTAGAAGCATTACCAGAAATAATTGAATACCTTCAAAATGAGGATTTACAAATAGTGAATTTACGTTGA